From Candidatus Methylarchaceae archaeon HK02M2, a single genomic window includes:
- a CDS encoding B12-binding domain-containing radical SAM protein — protein sequence MRVLFIEPPRNFWFVMGEYLPPPYGIIQLATYLEREIKDVEIGVLDCTAEQVDWKGIEKKIDSFNPDIVASSAFATCNTYLVANTLAISKKINPEILTVTGGQHFTATAQESLETYPEIDVIVRGEGERTFTELVKNAANKSSFPNIKGISFRHEREILHNSPRQLIKNLDELPYPGYHFVKDIVHKYHFAAMAGRKAPYALIEGSRGCSHRCTFCTQWRLWGGTWRLKSPERIADEIELCYQDYGSRFIWLTDDDFGSSKRASCLSDELLKRGIKDDLMLFVQWRCDDVVKSRKVLPKMRKAGLYWVMVGVESPRDQTLERYKKDLTSDDAKKAVELLKKNDIFSHAMFIIGDRKDTAESITDLRKFANELDPDFAIFTVLTPFPGIEAFEEAKRKGWIEDTNLSHYDMAHAIMPTETLSREEVQEELYECYRSFYGSWKRRLRGIFSGNKLKRRLFWHMVGRGVVNQFKNLF from the coding sequence ATGAGAGTTCTATTTATTGAGCCGCCAAGAAACTTTTGGTTCGTAATGGGGGAGTACCTGCCACCTCCATACGGAATTATCCAACTTGCTACCTACCTCGAAAGAGAAATCAAAGATGTTGAGATTGGGGTATTAGACTGTACCGCTGAACAAGTAGACTGGAAAGGGATAGAGAAGAAAATTGATTCCTTCAATCCTGACATTGTGGCATCAAGCGCTTTTGCCACCTGTAACACCTACTTGGTTGCCAACACCCTTGCAATTTCAAAAAAAATCAACCCCGAAATTCTCACAGTCACTGGAGGTCAACACTTCACAGCAACAGCCCAAGAGAGCCTAGAAACATACCCTGAAATTGATGTTATCGTAAGAGGTGAAGGTGAACGAACTTTCACCGAACTTGTCAAAAATGCGGCTAATAAATCATCTTTTCCAAACATAAAAGGAATATCCTTCCGACATGAAAGAGAAATCCTTCACAATTCCCCAAGGCAACTAATCAAGAATTTAGATGAACTCCCCTATCCTGGATACCATTTCGTCAAGGATATTGTTCACAAATATCATTTCGCCGCGATGGCTGGACGAAAAGCTCCCTATGCTTTGATCGAGGGTTCAAGAGGTTGTTCCCATCGTTGTACCTTTTGTACCCAGTGGCGGCTCTGGGGTGGAACTTGGAGATTGAAGTCGCCTGAACGAATCGCTGATGAGATAGAGTTATGCTATCAAGATTATGGAAGCAGATTCATCTGGTTGACAGACGATGATTTTGGCTCAAGTAAGCGGGCAAGCTGCCTTTCAGATGAACTTCTTAAACGTGGTATAAAGGATGATTTGATGTTATTTGTACAATGGAGATGTGATGATGTTGTTAAAAGTAGAAAGGTACTACCTAAAATGCGGAAGGCTGGCCTTTATTGGGTAATGGTTGGTGTGGAAAGCCCTAGAGATCAAACTCTGGAGAGGTACAAGAAAGATCTTACTTCAGACGATGCAAAAAAAGCCGTGGAGCTACTAAAAAAGAACGATATTTTTTCCCACGCAATGTTCATAATAGGTGATCGAAAGGACACAGCCGAATCTATTACAGATTTGAGAAAGTTCGCAAACGAATTGGATCCGGACTTTGCCATATTCACCGTTCTTACACCATTTCCTGGAATTGAAGCATTTGAGGAAGCCAAGCGAAAAGGATGGATCGAAGACACTAACTTGTCACATTACGATATGGCTCACGCGATCATGCCAACAGAAACATTATCTAGAGAGGAAGTGCAGGAAGAACTCTACGAATGCTACAGAAGCTTTTATGGTTCTTGGAAAAGAAGACTTAGAGGAATATTTTCCGGTAACAAATTGAAAAGAAGACTTTTCTGGCACATGGTTGGCAGAGGCGTTGTAAACCAATTTAAAAATCTATTTTAA
- a CDS encoding zinc-ribbon domain-containing protein produces MVYCDKCGAEIKEDARFCPKCGASLYGYEYKKQEGPECFGWERGGGAWGIVAIGVFLIGLAILFYLDLFWPGIIFLIGFMVIIGAIISYYTSSSRRVRSPP; encoded by the coding sequence ATGGTATATTGTGATAAGTGTGGGGCCGAGATTAAGGAAGATGCGAGGTTCTGTCCTAAGTGTGGAGCTTCTTTGTATGGATATGAATATAAAAAGCAAGAGGGACCTGAGTGCTTTGGCTGGGAACGAGGGGGAGGAGCATGGGGGATAGTGGCGATAGGAGTTTTTCTGATAGGTCTAGCAATCTTATTTTATCTGGACTTGTTCTGGCCCGGAATCATCTTCTTGATCGGGTTCATGGTCATCATAGGTGCTATCATCTCCTACTACACTAGTAGCAGCAGAAGAGTTAGAAGCCCCCCTTAA
- a CDS encoding alpha/beta hydrolase, whose protein sequence is MPKIAVNGIDINYIEEGVGYPLILIHGLSDDSNLWSPLMPEFSKYYRTIALDVRGHGHSGKPDMPYSIQLFSEDLLAFLEKLNIPQAHLLGFSMGGAIAQQFALVYPEKIRSLILLSTFSYNDSNLRNTFKKLRNSLARGGFPAFFDEAIKLVVTPEFASANAVTIAEIKEISIKINSPIAILHAIDACLDFNLKDRVSRISLPTLIISGRQDVFTHPHLGEQIHLSIKGSKWKVMEDVGHNLLIPDKIPELVQIVLEFLKK, encoded by the coding sequence ATGCCAAAGATTGCTGTAAATGGTATTGATATTAATTACATTGAAGAAGGGGTAGGTTATCCCTTAATCTTGATACATGGATTGTCGGATGATTCCAATTTATGGAGTCCTCTAATGCCCGAATTTTCAAAATATTATAGGACCATTGCCTTAGATGTTCGAGGTCATGGGCACTCCGGGAAACCGGATATGCCTTATTCCATACAGCTATTCTCAGAAGATCTTTTAGCTTTCCTTGAAAAATTGAATATACCTCAAGCCCACTTACTAGGATTTTCTATGGGAGGAGCCATAGCCCAGCAGTTTGCCCTTGTCTATCCTGAAAAAATTCGATCGCTGATTCTTCTTTCCACCTTCAGTTATAATGATTCAAATCTTCGGAATACGTTTAAAAAACTTCGGAACAGCTTGGCCAGGGGTGGATTCCCGGCTTTCTTTGATGAGGCAATTAAACTTGTCGTAACACCTGAGTTCGCTTCTGCTAATGCCGTTACCATTGCAGAAATTAAAGAAATAAGTATAAAGATCAACTCCCCCATAGCCATCCTCCATGCAATCGATGCATGTTTAGACTTCAATTTGAAGGATAGGGTTTCCCGGATATCATTGCCCACTTTAATCATCTCTGGGAGGCAGGATGTATTTACTCATCCCCACCTAGGAGAACAGATCCATCTATCAATCAAGGGCTCAAAGTGGAAGGTCATGGAAGACGTAGGTCATAATTTACTTATTCCTGACAAGATTCCAGAACTAGTACAGATAGTGTTGGAATTTTTAAAAAAATAA